One genomic window of Vicia villosa cultivar HV-30 ecotype Madison, WI unplaced genomic scaffold, Vvil1.0 ctg.000456F_1_1, whole genome shotgun sequence includes the following:
- the LOC131628467 gene encoding preprotein translocase subunit SECY, chloroplastic, translated as MLITVTKPSPSLRCPSLNNRRTPTKPNLSPRLLRSSSRQHNLSLRLRSSSSSNLSTSCDLANFDPLGINTDSSPTWKNLLTVFQASSEKDKPRGVAAAIEDSSIDFGDFFNGPLPGKFLKLLGFLALSRLGVYIPLGGVNRDAFLGNLDQNSLLSTLDSFSGGGIGRLGICSLGIVPFINAQIVFQLLAQVYPKLQDLQKKEGEAGRKKLLQYTRYASVGFAVVQAIGQVLFLRPYANDFTTEWALTSVILLTLGSVFTTYIGEQITELKLGNGTSLLIFTNIISYLPASFGRTFSQAFSEANYVGLVTIIVSFFLLVLGIVYVQEAERKIPINYASRFTSKSGGLEKSAYLPFKVNSSGVMPIIFSTSSLALPGTLARFTGLSSLKTAAVALNPGGSFYLPFNIFLIAFFNYYYTFLQLDPDDVSEQLKRQGASIPLVRPGKSTATFIKTVLSRISVLGSTFLAILAAGPAVVEQFAHLTAFRGFAGTSILILVGCATDTARKVRAEIISQKYKNIELYDFDKY; from the exons ATGTTGATAACTGTAACAAAACCGTCCCCTTCTCTCCGCTGTCCGTCGCTTAACAACCGTCGCACACCAACAAAACCCAATCTCTCTCCCCGTCTCCTCCGTTCATCTTCCCGTCAACACAACCTCTCCCTCCGTCTCCGTTCATCCTCCTCCTCCAATCTCTCCACCAG CTGCGACCTAGCAAACTTCGATCCTTTAGGCATTAACACTGATTCATCTCCTACTTGGAAAAATCTACTCACTGTCTTTCAAGCCTCTTCGGAAAAGGATAAACCTCGAGGCGTAGCAG CTGCAATTGAGGATAGTTCAATTGATTTTGGTGATTTCTTTAATGGTCCACTGCCTGGGAAGTTTCTCAAGCTTTTAGGGTTTCTCGCATTGTCGAGGCTCGGAGTGTATATACCATTAGGTGGAGTTAATAGGGACGCGTTTCTCGGAAATTTGGATCAGAACAGTTTATTATCTACTTTGGACTCGTTTTCTGGTGGAGGTATTGGTAGACTTGGGATATGCTCTCTTGGCATTGTTCCGTTCATTAATGCGCAGATTGTTTTTCAGCTTCTTGCTCAAGTGTATCCTAAATTGCAAGATCTTCAGAAGAAAGAAGGGGAGGCGGGAAGGAAGAAGCTTCTTCAGTATACTAGATATGCTTCGGTTGGATTTGCTGTTGTACAGGCTATCGGACAAGTTCTTTTCCTGCGTCCTTATGCGAATGATTTTACTACGGAGTGGGCGCTTACTTCTGTTATCTTGCTCACACTTGGATCTGTCTTTACGACGTACATTGGGGAACAAATTACCGAACTCAAACTTGGGAATGGTACATCGCTTTTGATATTTACAAACATTATATCCTACTTGCCAGCTTCTTTTGGTCGCACGTTTTCACAGGCGTTTAGTGAAGCTAACTATGTTGGACTTGTTACCATCATTGTCTCTTTCTTTCTGTTGGTACTTGGTATTGTCTATGTTCAG GAAGCTGAGAGAAAAATTCCTATCAATTATGCTTCTAGATTCACCAGCAAAAGCGGTGGACTTGAAAAATCTGCTTACCTGCCGTTTAAG GTAAATAGTTCTGGGGTAATGCCTATCATTTTTTCTACATCATCATTAGCTCTTCCGGGTACTTTAGCTCGCTTCACTGGTTTAAGCTCACTAAAAACTGCTGCAGTGGCTTTGAATCCAGGAG GTTCCTTCTATCTTCCATTTAACATATTTTTGATAGCCTTCTTCAACTACTATTATACTTTCCTACAACTGGATCCTGATGATGTGAGCGAACAATTGAAACGTCAAGGTGCTTCAATTCCACTTGTCAGACCAGGCAAAAGTACTGCTACATTTATCAAAACA GTTCTTAGTCGAATATCAGTTCTGGGTTCAACATTTTTGGCAATCTTGGCTGCTGGACCTGCAGTTGTTGAGCAGTTCGCACACTTGACTGCATTCCGGGGATTTGCTGGAACATCTATTCTTATTCTGGTTGGTTGTGCGACAGACACAGCAAGAAAAGTTCGAGCTGAGATTATATCCCAGAAGTACAAAAACATAGAGTTATATGATTTTGATAAGTATTGA